The sequence below is a genomic window from Plasmodium coatneyi strain Hackeri chromosome 13, complete sequence.
cctgctgttCTTGCTCCTCTttatccttcccttcctctgcTGGTCGACGACCTTGTAGGGGGTCTTGTATATGCACCAGATCCTACTGTGGAATTTTCGCTTTCATCCAGTATGGAATGCGTTGTGGAAGAATCTTGCATTAATGTATCGAATTCATTCCTggtggatcttcttcttttattacttCTTCCGCTCCTcccatttccagaagtgtggttaccaaacaaaGAAGACCATCGCTTATAATGAacggaaagaaggttgttaggggtggttggtggtagatTGGTTGTCAGGGTGGTGGTTGCTGGATGGAAGGCGGtattaggtggtaggtggaagggaaggttgttaggggtgataggtggtaggaaggttgttaggtggtatgtggtaggaaagttgttaggtgattgttggaaggaaggttgttcggggtggaaggaaggttgttagggtggtgatagggtggtaggtggttgttgttaggtgggttgttaggacggtggttggtggaaggaaggctgttagggtggtaggtttagggtttaggttttcgGTGGTatgtgaaaggaaggttgttagggtgttagaatgaatggttgttaggagtgttGCAacgaaggttgtgttaggtggatggtagggtgcaaggaaggaatgttgtcaGGGTGGTGGTTACtggatggaaggttgttagaggtggtaggtggaaggagtaACGTTgtttggggtggaaggagaacGGTTgttaaggatggaaggaagaaaggtggtctaaggagggaagttgGGGTAAGGAAgcttgttaggtggtaggtgggttgttagggtggaaggaatgttgttagggtggaaggagaacGGTTgttaaggatggaaggaagaaaggtggtctaaggagggaagttgGGGTAAGGAAgcttgttaggtggtaggtgggttgttagggtggaaggaatgctgttagggtggtggtaggtgcaAGGAAGTATGTTGGTGGTAGTGTGCAAAGGTGTGTACTTATTGAGGGGTATGCACTTAACTGCTCAGAAGGGTGCACCTGGAGGATTATGCTCAGTGAAGTGTGCAGCAGGGTGCATCTGAAGGAGTATGTTGGAGGTAGTGTGCACTAAGGTGCACTTTGTAGGTGGTGTGTACTGAAGTGTGGAGAACGGTGCTCTTAGGTGTTGTAGGtgggtagaaggaaggttgttaggtgggtagGTGAAAGGTGCACTTTGTAGAAGGTATGCAGTGAAGTGCGCAGGATGGTGCACTTAGTGGGGGTATATAGTGAAGTGTGGACGAAGATGCACTTAGGGATGGTAcgtagaaggaaggtacttccttaaggaaaggaaggtttacgggagtaaaaaaaaggaagctttaaggtgtaaagaaggaaggtgtaaagagaaggaagttgtaaaaaaggaaggtttaaggagaaaagaagcaaGGTTTAgagtgtaaagaaggaaggttttaaggtgtaaagaagaaaggtttaagaaagaaaaaaaggaaggttaaaggtgtaaagaagagAGGTTGTAAGGGGATGTTTGCAGAAGGGTGCACCTAAGGGGGACTGTTAGGGTAGTAGGAAGGTCACTTCCCTTAAGgagaaagaggaacaaaataaaaaaataaaaaattgaaaggagggaggaaagtTTGCAGTGGAGTGCATTTAGAGGGaaggtgtggaaggaagtatcCTTAGGGGAAATGTGGAGGAGCGTTCACTTAGGGGTGAtacgtggaaggaagatggtAAATGTGCAAAGGGGTGCAAGgttgggttgttagaggtggaaggagaaggttggtcgctttttttttgagaagaaaaaataaaaaaaaaacgaaaaaaaataaaagaagaaaaaaaagggagggagagAGGAAAGTGTGTAGGGGGATGCTATTCATAGGGGTAAGAGTAAGGTTGTGTTAGAGGTGGAAGTAAGGAAGTATTCTTAGGGGATGTGTACATGGGGGTGCACTTAAGGAAGAGTGCTAGgggtgaaaagaaggaaggtcacttgctttagggagaaaaaaagaaaaaaaaaaaaaaaaaaaaattgaagaaaggGAGGTAAGTGTGCATGATGGTGCAATTATGGGTGGTTGGTGTAGGGGAGATTACTAGGGGTATTAGATGGAAgagttaggggtgttaggttttagggtgtaagggtaGTAGAATGAAAGTTTATGGATGTTAGGTTTTAGGCTGTAAGGAGTATTAGAATGAGAGCTTAAGGAGTGGTAGAATAAAAGGATTAGGTgttgtggaaggaagggtatAAGGGATGTAAATTTCGGTGTTAGGGgtgcaaggaaggttgctaacatttttttcaagaaAAAACTTAAGGAAAagtaggaaaggaagaaaggggtgtTTAattattcctcttttttctttttagaaaGAAATGTAGGGCATATGGTATGGAGGAAGGATTACGTCTTCTTTCTGATAagatgaaagaaaagaaaaataaaaaaaataagaaaaatgtgagtattttcttctttttttttttttaaaagggaatacaGGAATTGAGAATCCTAATGGGAGAGAATGAAATAGAGAGAATAAATTTACAcaggaagaaatttaaaaaacaaaaataacaaagtaAAAGACCTAATCTACAATTCCTCAATCCTATCACATCAACAAATACAACTGATTGTATGGgtgattgttagggtgataGTGATTGTAATAGTGATTGtttgaatgaaaaagaaacaaaaaaatttacaaatgtTTTCTTTCATCATCACGATGATCATTATTTCGAAACACATAAACTACCCACACCTTTTACTTGCCTTCCTGCAGGCACACCACCTCTGAATTGgacaataaaataaatgataaaATGGTCCAGAAGAAGGACGATAATGTGGACAAATTCTTTctgaaaaaatgggtaaaaatcatattatttcttattttatataataaggaaaaggggggggagacAAATAGGAAATTGTACTTTCTTTACTTTCAATTTAAATGGGAAATGGATCAAGCATTCCACTCCATGTAAGGAGTAGTAGTGGTTGTTagtggggtggaaggaaggttgttagtggtggttgTAAGTGGatggaagggttgttagggtcgttggtggaaggaagatgggttgttaggtgggtggtaggtggggtgttaggggtgctGCTGAtaaatataagtatatatataaaaagaaatatgtatactTGTCCTCCGTTTTTCTTGCTACTTTTAGGGTCTAGATAAGGATGAAGTGTACCGCCTATTTAATGAATTCAACGAGCCACTAAGTGAAAAGGATAAGAAGAATGTTTACGCAGTCGTTTGCACAGACTTTGTAGGAGGTCAAGGCCTCAACGAGCAGGAACTTCACCcatgtttttgtaaaattcttATGAGGAATTTAGGAAATGTAATAGAAACCAGCAgcacgtatatatacaaatataaggagaaaaaagtgcacagCATGAAGCCGAATGCACCATGTCATCTTTTAAACTTGTGGTTATACTTATATGTATTTAAATCTCGCATAGATGAGCAGAATATTAATTATGTATTCACAGCAATAACTGAGTTAAACAAGGTATTTAAGCTAATGGATTAtgaaaagtgtatatatgaaaatacGTTTACAGTGAACACATCGGAGGACGGAAGTAGTATTTTCAGTGACATTAATAAATGGTTGATGAGGAATGAAACGGAGAACAAAATGTCTAAAATAAAGGCAGGGACTGCATGTAATGAAGGGAGCAGATCTAATGACCAGAAGCATAGTGAAGTTCCACAGAGGATAccggaaaatataaattccaAAGTACAGAATAAAGTTCAAGAAGTTGtcaaagaaataaagaagttggaggaaatatttaaagCAGGTGACCAGGACGACGACCTCGGCGAGTATGAGGAAACTGACGAAGGAGAAATCGAAGAAGAACCAGAAGCAGCAGGACTACAACCTccagaggaggaagatgagAAACTTTCG
It includes:
- a CDS encoding SICA antigen, whose protein sequence is MVQKKDDNVDKFFLKKWGLDKDEVYRLFNEFNEPLSEKDKKNVYAVVCTDFVGGQGLNEQELHPCFCKILMRNLGNVIETSSTYIYKYKEKKVHSMKPNAPCHLLNLWLYLYVFKSRIDEQNINYVFTAITELNKVFKLMDYEKCIYENTFTVNTSEDGSSIFSDINKWLMRNETENKMSKIKAGTACNEGSRSNDQKHSEVPQRIPENINSKVQNKVQEVVKEIKKLEEIFKAGDQDDDLGEYEETDEGEIEEEPEAAGLQPPEEEDEKLSPPPTTAVSEENEEEKKDGAAEEPKHTEEAARGSGGALGSGGATPRPSTPSPAKLTSNIDLPTSYLPLIPSVTGILVMSYFLWKYFGMLRKTRKRYRRALQMRGPSLEQQIVDDVDEDGQREYCIVKERKPRSMPKYRRKKRGVNRRAGRRRSGVRRRMIIDIHLEVLNECQKGDLHSTKEDFFEILVQEFMASEFIKEENVPKESVAEEQVPSSNSAFREEDFVPKENVPCSDSGF